The following proteins are co-located in the Shumkonia mesophila genome:
- the rbsK gene encoding ribokinase, which produces MSGKIAVVGSNMVDLITYVTRMPGKGETIEAPTFRMGCGGKGANQAVAAAKLGARVMMVTKVGDDIFADNTIRNFRDLGIDTRHVQRVTGTSSGVAPIFVEPSGENSILIIKGANAELKPRDVDLAADDLKGCELIVMQLEIPLETAYHTIAFGARHGIPTLLNPAPAAPDLDPARITDVTFLVPNESELAILSGLPVDGEKAIETAARSLMAKGIRTVIVTMGGKGALLVTPQGTRKIDAVAVKPVDTTGAGDAFIGSFARYFTETHDLDAALQKAVRYAADSITKPGTQTSYATADEFEAMVTCSPLAPR; this is translated from the coding sequence ATGTCCGGTAAGATCGCCGTCGTCGGCAGCAATATGGTTGACCTGATCACCTATGTGACCCGCATGCCCGGCAAGGGTGAAACCATCGAGGCGCCGACCTTCCGCATGGGCTGTGGCGGCAAGGGCGCCAATCAGGCAGTGGCCGCCGCCAAGCTGGGCGCCCGGGTGATGATGGTGACCAAGGTCGGCGACGATATCTTTGCCGACAACACTATCCGCAATTTCCGCGATCTCGGTATCGACACCCGTCACGTGCAGCGGGTTACGGGAACCTCCAGCGGCGTGGCGCCGATCTTCGTCGAGCCGTCGGGCGAGAACAGCATCCTGATCATCAAGGGTGCCAACGCCGAACTGAAGCCGCGGGATGTCGACCTTGCCGCCGACGACCTCAAGGGCTGCGAGCTTATCGTCATGCAGCTCGAAATTCCCCTCGAAACCGCCTACCACACCATTGCGTTCGGCGCCCGCCATGGGATTCCGACCCTGCTGAACCCGGCGCCCGCCGCCCCCGACCTCGACCCGGCGCGGATTACCGACGTCACCTTCCTGGTGCCCAATGAAAGCGAGCTGGCGATCCTGTCCGGCCTGCCGGTCGACGGCGAAAAGGCGATCGAAACCGCCGCCCGTTCCTTGATGGCCAAGGGGATTCGCACGGTCATCGTGACCATGGGTGGAAAGGGTGCGTTGTTGGTAACGCCCCAGGGAACCCGGAAAATTGACGCCGTGGCCGTTAAGCCGGTCGATACCACCGGGGCCGGCGATGCCTTCATCGGCAGTTTCGCGCGCTATTTCACCGAAACCCACGATTTGGATGCGGCCTTGCAGAAGGCCGTCCGGTACGCCGCCGATTCCATCACCAAGCCGGGAACCCAGACGTCTTACGCCACTGCCGATGAATTCGAAGCCATGGTGACCTGCTCCCCGTTGGCCCCTCGTTGA